From Kaistella polysaccharea:
TTTTATCGAGCTGGTTTGATTCTTTTACGAATCAGTTTCACAGTAGAAAAGTATGGCAATATCTGGAAGTTCCAGAAGAAGGTTGTTTTAAAGATATTCGGCAGGAAAAAGTAGATGATGAAGAAAGAGCGCTTGACCGCGTCTTCAGTATTGGTGGAAAAACCGGTTGGTATTACGCCGATTTCCTCTGGAGAATTCGGGGTTTTCTTGATAAACTTTTTGGCGGAGTCGGTTTACGAAGAGGCCGAAGAAATATGAGCACCTTAGAAGCTGGAGATTCTGTTGATTTCTGGCGCGTTCTTTATGCCAATCGGGAAGAAAAACGACTATTGCTTTTTGCAGAAATGAAACTTCCTGGCGAAGCGTGGTTAGAATTTAAAATAAAAAATGGCATCCTTTATCAGGAAGCCACTTTTCGTCCGCTTGGTTTATCGGGAAGACTGTATTGGTATTCTGTTTTACCATTTCACGGTTTAATTTTCAATGGAATGTTGAAAAAACTCGCAGGAAAATAATTACTCCACTGCTACAGAATCATCGCCACGACCATCTGCAATTGCGATTGCATTTCCATTTTCGTCAATGATAATTAATTCTGTGCGGCCAATCTGGGCAGTCCTTTCAATTTTATAATTATGCTTTTCTAAATCTGCAATTGTAGTTTCGGGGAAATTGCTTTCCACCAAAACAGTTTCGGGCAACCACTGATGGTGGAATTTCGGAGTGTTAACCGCCATATTCGGACTCAATTTAAAGTCTATAATATTCACAATCGACTGGTAGACTGAAGTCGGAATCGTTGTTCCACCTGGTGTTCCTACGATGATGTAAGGTTTTGAATTTTTCATCACAATCGTAGGCGTCATTGAACTCAACATTCTTTTTCCGGGTTGAATGGAATTCGCTTCACCACCAACCGCTCCAAACATATTGGGAACACCAGGTTTTACGGAAAAATCATCCATTTCATTGTTCAGTAAAAATCCTGCACCAGAAACAACCACTTTACTGCCGTACAAACCATTTAAAGTGGTGGTTACAGCAACGGCATTGCCTTCTTTATCAATAATAGAAATATGGGTGGTTTCCGTAGATTCTTTTGATTGAGGAATAATTTTACCAACTTCTGAACTTGGTGTCGCTTTATTCATGGTAAAACTTTTCCACCGGTTTTTTAAATAATCGTCAGAAATAAGCATTTCAGTTTTATCTTTAATAAATCCGGGATCTCCCATATATTCAGCTCTATCAGCAAAAGATCGACGTTCAGTTTCTACCATAATTTGCACGGCTGGCGTTGAGTTTTGTTGATATTTTTCCACATTTTCAAAACTACTCATCTTTAGCATTTGGGCTAAAAGAATTCCGCCACTGGAAGGCAACGGCATAGAAACGATCTCCGTTCCCTTATAATTAAAGGAAATTGGCTTTCTTTCTACCACCTTATAATTTTTCAGATCATTTAATGTAATAATACCATTTCCGCGTTTCATTTCAGCAATGAGTAGTTGAGCTGTTTTTCCTTCATAAAAACCTTTAGCACCGTTTTTCTGAATGAGTTTTAAAGTCTCAGCCAAATCCTTTTGGATTAATAAATCACCTTGCTTCCAAGGCGTAGATTTTTGAAATACCGTTGTATTTTTATTATGTTCCGTAAAATACTTCATCTGATTATTTAGCAAATTGGCTTCTTTTTGCGATACTGCAAAACCTTGTTCTGCCAAATCAATTGCGGGTTGAATGAGTTTTTCCATGGGAAGTTTTGCATGTTTTAAAGTTGCATAAAACCCTGCAATAGAACCAGGAATCCCTACAGCTAACCTTCCATTCTGAGAAAGATCCGTATTTGCATTTCCTTTTTTATCCAAATACATATCTCTGGATGATTTTTCTGGTGCAGTTTCCCGAAAATCAATGGTAAATTTCTCACCGTTATTTTTCACTCCAACTAAAAAACCGCCGCCGCCAATATTTCCAGCTTGTGGATAAACTACTGCTAACGCATATTGTGTCGCAATAACCGCATCGTAAGCGTTTCCACCCATTTTCATGATTTTTGCGCCAGCTTCGCTTGCTAAAGGATGTGCGGAAACCACCAGACCTTTATTCTTGGTATGTATTTCTTTAACAATGTTAATATCTGTGAATTGTGCAAAAGTAAATTGGGAAATAACGACAAATGAAAGTAGCAGTTTTTTCATAGCTAAAAATTTTACCAAAAATAAGAAAATTATCAGCTGAAGAATTAATTAATAATTTCTATAATGTAAATATATTTTGTAAATAATATTTTTTATATCATTTTCGAATAAACATTAAACTTTTATCATATATTTGATGAATTATATAAACATTATACAATTAAACAAACTATACTATGAAGAAAAATTACTATTCAGCTTTACTTTTAGGAAGCCTATTGACTTTTACGTCAGTGTACACTTTCGGCCAGGAAAGAGACTCCGTAAAGACCAAAAACATTGACGAAGTTAACTTAACCGTCGGTTCAAGGAATAAAAACAGAGTTGCCACGGATACTCCAGTTCCGGTTGATGTCATTAACATTGCAGCGCAGGGAGTTTTAAGTCCACAGACAGATCTTAATCAAATTTTGAACTTCACAGCGCCTTCATTTACCTCAAATTCCACAACGGTAGCTGACGGAACTGACCACATTGATCCAGCCCAGTTAAGAGGATTGGGACCTGATCAGGTGTTGGTGTTATTGAATGGAAAAAGACGACACTCTTCTTCATTGGTCAATATTAACGGCTCGCCAGGAAGAGGATCTGTAGGAACGGATTTAAACGCGATTCCTGCTTTTGCCATCGAGCGTTTAGAAGTTCTTCGAGACGGAGCGTCCGCGCAATATGGTTCAGATGCTATTGCTGGAGTCATTAACGTGGTGATGAAGCGAAATACCGGACAGTTAACTGCTGCTTTAACTGCTGGCGGTTTTAACTCTTCTGGCTCTAATAATTTTGAAAAAGGTTGGGATGGTGCAAAATACCAAGTTGATCTAAATTATGGAACTAAATTGGGCAGCAATGGTTTTATCAACTTTACAGGGAGTTTATTAAGTCGCGATGACACACGTAGAGCAATGCCAGCCGGCGGAAAAATATATAATGCATATAACGCGATTGAAAAAAGAGCCATGGAAAGTGGCGTTAATATTTCGTCGT
This genomic window contains:
- the ggt gene encoding gamma-glutamyltransferase, with translation MKKLLLSFVVISQFTFAQFTDINIVKEIHTKNKGLVVSAHPLASEAGAKIMKMGGNAYDAVIATQYALAVVYPQAGNIGGGGFLVGVKNNGEKFTIDFRETAPEKSSRDMYLDKKGNANTDLSQNGRLAVGIPGSIAGFYATLKHAKLPMEKLIQPAIDLAEQGFAVSQKEANLLNNQMKYFTEHNKNTTVFQKSTPWKQGDLLIQKDLAETLKLIQKNGAKGFYEGKTAQLLIAEMKRGNGIITLNDLKNYKVVERKPISFNYKGTEIVSMPLPSSGGILLAQMLKMSSFENVEKYQQNSTPAVQIMVETERRSFADRAEYMGDPGFIKDKTEMLISDDYLKNRWKSFTMNKATPSSEVGKIIPQSKESTETTHISIIDKEGNAVAVTTTLNGLYGSKVVVSGAGFLLNNEMDDFSVKPGVPNMFGAVGGEANSIQPGKRMLSSMTPTIVMKNSKPYIIVGTPGGTTIPTSVYQSIVNIIDFKLSPNMAVNTPKFHHQWLPETVLVESNFPETTIADLEKHNYKIERTAQIGRTELIIIDENGNAIAIADGRGDDSVAVE